In Quadrisphaera sp. DSM 44207, one DNA window encodes the following:
- a CDS encoding phage holin family protein: protein MSHPQGTTGRTTSHPLGTTQGAAGHGGGQERTIGQLVVDATRDLSQLLRAEVALAKAEIAKEAKQGAIGASLFIAAAVFGFLGLIFVLLTIAWALALVMPTWLAFLIVAVLLLVVAGVLALIGRGRVKQVGPPVRTIETSKRSVEALKGRH, encoded by the coding sequence GTGAGCCACCCGCAGGGGACGACAGGACGCACGACCAGCCACCCGCTGGGCACGACGCAGGGGGCGGCAGGGCACGGCGGCGGCCAGGAGCGCACGATCGGCCAGCTGGTCGTCGACGCGACGCGGGACCTCTCCCAGCTCCTGCGGGCCGAGGTCGCGCTGGCCAAGGCCGAGATCGCCAAGGAGGCCAAGCAGGGCGCCATCGGCGCGAGCCTGTTCATCGCCGCGGCCGTCTTCGGCTTCCTGGGCCTGATCTTCGTGCTGCTCACCATCGCCTGGGCCCTCGCCCTCGTGATGCCGACGTGGCTGGCCTTCCTGATCGTCGCCGTCCTCCTCCTCGTTGTCGCGGGCGTGCTCGCGCTGATCGGGCGCGGGCGGGTCAAGCAGGTCGGGCCCCCCGTGCGCACGATCGAGACCTCCAAGCGGTCGGTCGAGGCCCTCAAGGGCCGCCACTGA